From Priestia aryabhattai, one genomic window encodes:
- a CDS encoding amino acid ABC transporter ATP-binding protein, translated as MINVENLHKSFGKNEVLKGISTTIKEKEVVAVIGPSGSGKSTFLRCMNLLEEPTSGLVSINDQVITDKKTNIMRVRENVGMVFQHFHLFPHMTVLENLTYAPMTVKGMSRETAVAKGKELLQKVGLAQKANEFPSRLSGGQKQRVAIARALAMEPKVMLFDEPTSALDPEMVKEVLDVMKSLTETGMTMVIVTHEMGFAREVADRVLFLDGGVLVEDAPPAEFFSAPKSKRAKDFLEKIL; from the coding sequence GTGATTAACGTTGAAAATTTACACAAATCATTCGGTAAAAATGAAGTTTTAAAAGGCATTTCAACTACGATTAAGGAAAAAGAAGTCGTAGCTGTTATCGGTCCTTCTGGTTCTGGTAAATCTACTTTTTTACGCTGTATGAACCTGCTTGAAGAACCGACGAGCGGATTAGTTTCAATTAACGATCAAGTGATTACAGATAAAAAAACAAACATTATGCGCGTGCGTGAAAACGTAGGAATGGTATTTCAGCATTTTCACTTGTTTCCACATATGACAGTGCTTGAAAATTTAACGTATGCTCCGATGACGGTAAAAGGCATGTCAAGAGAAACTGCTGTTGCTAAAGGAAAAGAATTACTTCAAAAAGTTGGACTTGCCCAAAAAGCAAACGAGTTTCCAAGCCGCTTATCGGGCGGTCAAAAGCAGCGTGTAGCTATTGCGCGAGCGTTAGCAATGGAGCCAAAAGTGATGCTGTTTGATGAACCAACATCAGCTTTGGATCCAGAGATGGTAAAAGAAGTACTAGATGTAATGAAGTCGCTGACAGAAACAGGAATGACGATGGTCATTGTAACGCATGAAATGGGATTTGCACGAGAAGTAGCGGATCGTGTGCTGTTCTTAGACGGCGGTGTGCTTGTTGAAGATGCGCCTCCGGCTGAATTTTTCTCAGCGCCTAAAAGTAAGCGTGCTAAAGATTTTTTAGAAAAGATTTTATAA